The following coding sequences lie in one Tachysurus fulvidraco isolate hzauxx_2018 chromosome 19, HZAU_PFXX_2.0, whole genome shotgun sequence genomic window:
- the tnni4a gene encoding troponin I4a: protein MSEGPRKSRSKSKYPATRRLLLKTKLLKKAESLLVKEKEQKKIDRDNALNERVPPLKLSGLSVNELQELCKDLHQKIDIVDEARYDLSVKVARNASEIQSLQQKIYELKGKMSRPKLKRVKKSADDKLGALTDIKLMKADFKANLKTVKKEEEKKEEVTDWRKNVEAMSGMEGRKKLFNAGQ from the exons ATGTCTGAGGG ACCG AGGAAGTCCAGATCAAAATCCAAGTACCCGGCAACACGTAGGCTCCTGCTGAAG ACCAAACTTCTTAAGAAGGCAGAGAGTCTCCTTGTCaaagaaaaagagcagaagAAAATAGACCGAGACAATGCTTTGAATGAGAGAGTTCCTCCTCTAAAGCTCTCAGGACTCTCAGTAAATGAGCTTCAG GAGCTTTGTAAAGATTTGCACCAAAAGATTGACATTGTGGATGAGGCTCGATATGACCTTTCGGTAAAAGTGGCCAGAAATGCTTCAGAG ATTCAATCACTGCAGCAGAAGATCTACGAGCTGAAAGGGAAAATGAGCAGACCTAAACTGAAGAGAGTGAAGAAGTCGGCAGATGACAAGTTGGGAGCCCTGACAGACATCAAGCTCATGAAGGCCGACTTCAAAGCCAACTTGAAGACtgtgaagaaggaggaggaaaag AAAGAGGAGGTGACAGACTGGAGGAAGAATGTGGAAGCCATGTCTGGGATGGAAGGCAGGAAGAAACTTTTCAATGCCGGACAGTGA